GAAGCGGATTTGTTTTCATTCAAATAAAAGAAGAAAATAATGAAATGATGATTATGTCTCCAATCTGTACACATCTCGGATGTACAGCTTCATTTGCAAAAGAAGATCAAATAAAAAATGGAATAACTTTTTTCTGCCCATGTCACGGAGGAAAATATGATGAATATGGCGTTAATATTGGAGGGCCTCCTCCTAGGCCACTCGATCTCTTTCAACCATTTTTAAAAGATGGGAATGTTTATATTCCTGTATTAAGTCCAACCGAACGAAATGTATGATAGGAAAATTTATTTATGATAAAAAATACACTTACAATAGAATTATAATAGTTAGGTGTAATCATCCTTCCTAACATTGCACCCATCATACCTCCCATGAAACCTGATAAAATTCCATCTATATATGTTAATTATGTATAATTTGGGGTTTTATACCTTGACATATACTATGCAGGGGTATAGTATAATAAATATTAAAACTTTTTGATTTTTTGTTTAAAACAATGCCTGAGTTGTGACATATTATAGAATTTTTTATGAGTCAATGAGAGGTGGTGAAATTACTTTGAAACCAGTTATTGAGTTTTGTAAAACAAATTTAGAGAATGGTGCACAAAAAGCTTTAGAAAACTTAAATAAAGATCCTAATTTAGATATTGAAGCGTACGACTGCCTAGAAAATTGCCCAGCTTGTGCCCAATCATTATACGCATTGGTAAACAAAGAAATAATCAAAGGGAATGATCCCGATGATCTAGTTGAAAATATATATAAACACTTAAACTAACAACATAACTCTAGATTTTAGCAATATTCTTTTACCTTATAAAGTAAGTCATAATCAACCTTATTCTTTAAAAATAAAGGAGTAGGGTTATTTTTTTTATTATATCAACCTTCAAATAATAATTGGGTATTAATTCATGTCATAATTTTTCCTTCAATCTATCATACTCTTCTACTGTTATTTCTCCTCTAGCTAGTCTTTCTTTTAAAATCTCAATATGGTGTTTCGAGCCGCGATTTCCATTAATATAGCTTTTCAATAAAAAGAAACCTAAAAAAAATAATGAACCCCAAAAAAGGAACATAGCTATCATCATGATTCCTCCTCCTTGAAAACCTGCACATTCATCAAACCAATGCATTTAAGGCCATCTCCTTTCTATATTTTATTTTAACATTTAATTGTGCAGAATCTTTGGAGAGCGTTCATTCCCATTTGTACCCTATCCCCCATACCGTTTTTAAATGATCATCAATGGGAAAATTAACATTTCTACATTTTTCCCTAATATTTCTTAAGTGAGAATCTACTGTACGCCCTTCTATTTCTGAATTGAACCCCCATATTGTTTCGATTAACTTTTCACGACTGAAAACCGTTTTCTGATGTTTTAAAAGCAAACCTATCATTTCAAACTCTTTTGGTGTTAAAGAAATCACTTTATTTTTATAATTTAATTCATGTTTTTCTTCATCCCATATCAAACCTTTAAATTCAGTCTTCTGCATGTGATGTGTTCTTCTTAAAACAGCTTCAATACGTGCCAGCAAAACAGCTTCGTCAAAAGGTTTTGTAATGTAATCGTCCGCTCCAATTTTTAATCCTTTGACCATATCTGTACTTTGATCACGAGCAGACAACATAATAATCGGTACTTCTGAAAACTCACGTATCATTTTAGCTGTCTCCCAGCCGTCTAGTTCAGGCATCATAATATCAAGCAGCACCAAATCAAAAGACTCTCCTTCGAGTAAGTGAATCGCATCTTCCCCATTACCTGCTGTTTGACATTGAAATCCATTTGGCACTAAATATAATTTTAATAACTGTTGCATTCTCTTTTCATCATCCACAATTAATGCTTTCACCATTTTCACACCTCTTCTATTTTTAAGTAGATGGTAAAGGTTGTCCCTTTCTCTATTTCACTTTCAACTCCCACCTCTCCACCATGTCTTTCAATGATTTCTTTTGCAATGGTTAAACCTAATCCACTGCCTCCAGTAATACGTGAACGTGATTGATCTACTCGATATAAACGATCCCATATTCTTGATAAATCCTTTTCTGAAATACCCTCTCCTTCATCAGAGATCTGTATCTTGATTCTTTGGTATTCTTCTAGTACTCTAATTTTCACAGCAGTATTAGAAGAAGAGTATTTTAAAGCATTGTCTAAAAAGTTATGGATGACTTGTCCAAACCGTATCCGATCAATATACATATAAATATTCTTATCACAAAAAAGTTCCAATGAAATGGACTTTTCCACAAAGGCTGGTTTAAACAAAGAAACAATCTCTTGAAGAAATTCACAACAATTTACTCGTTCTTTTCGAATTATGAATTCATTTTGATCCATTTTTGCGAGGTCAAACAAATCTTCTACTAAACTTGTTACATTCTCTGCTTCTTCTTGGATAATGATAATAAATTCATCTCTTTCTTTCAGCGTAAGATTTGAGCGTTTTAGTACATCAGCATATCCTTTTAAATAAGTGAGCGGTGTCCGCAGTTCATGTGAAATACTAGATAAAAATTCTGTTCTTTCTTTTTTTAGTTTTTCTAAATCATCTGACAGTTTTTGTATAGACCGAGAGAGATCGCCCAATTCATCTTCACGATAAGTATCTAACATTACATCACTTTTTCCATTACTAAGTTTTTCAGTTGCTTTTTTCATTTGAATTAAAGGAACTGTTATAAACTTAGATAAAAACAAAGTTATGATTATAGATATAGCAATGGCAAGCATCCCCACTATGATAAATTGCGTCGTCAGACTTCGAATCATCCCCCTAATAGGCTGTGTTTCTAAAAACATATACACATATCCTTTTATGCTCTCACCAATCTGTATAGGGTTTATAGTTGCTAAAAAGGGTTCACTCCTCCATCGAGATTCAATCATCACACCATGTTGGGGAAAATCAATAAAATCAATTGTTTTACTATTTTGAATGATGAGACTGATTTCATCATTCACATCATTTGAGGCTTCTAATATTTCAAAATTTTCGTCTGCAATGACTACCATAGTTTCAGCTTCAGATTCCATAAGTGCTACATGTTTCATCGTGATTGAATCAAAATTTTTTTCCAAAACATTATGATGGCTTAATCCTCGAGCTAATAAGTTATCCGTTTCACTTTCAACTCTCTCACTAATGATAAAAAAATAAAGGAAAAAGAAAAGCATGGACTCAATGAAGAATATAAAAATAAAAAACAACATCCCAAGTTTAAAAGATAATTTTTTTATTCTGATCAGCCCCTATTTTCTCCATTTCTATAATTACTAATATTATTATAATATTTTGAAATGGATAAATGAAACTGCTCCTCAATCTAATTAATATATTAAACATAACTGATATAATATGAATTCTATGATTCAAAAAATAAACCCAATAAATCAAGGACATCTGATCTATAGGGTTTATTTTTAAGTTTCGTATTCTATTTACTTACATGTATAAATCCTTCTAAACCCTACACCTTAAAAGCCTTCATTGCTTTACGCAATTCTTTAATTGAAGGTCGTTTGCCATACATCAAAACACCTGTGCGATAAATTTTAGCAGATAACCAGCCTCCACCTAATATTGTTGCAAGTAATATACCCAAGGATAACCAAATCTCCCATAATGCAGGTTCTCCGAGACCAATGCGTAGTGTCATCACAAACGGAGTGAAAAAGGGAATAAAAGAAGACCAAACAACAAGTGCTGAATCAGGTATATTGATGCTGAATATAGCAATATAAAAACCAGCTAATGAAATAAATGTCATTGGCATGATCGCTTGACCTAAATCCTCCGTTCGGCTTACGATAGAGCCTATAGCTGCAAATAATGTAGAATATAAAAAGAAACCCATGAAGTACAACAATATCGAATAAACGAAAATCGGTAAGATCAAAGTCAAATCTACACTACTCATATCTAAATTAATCTGTTCAAACACTTCTGCATTATGAGGTAACAGTATATTCACTACTAACACGGTAACAAATATTAAAATTTGACTCATACTTACAATAAACATTCCAATAATTTTGCCAAACATTTGTGTTAAGGAAGGAACGGAGGTGACTAAAATTTCCATCACTCGAGAACTTTTTTCTGTCGTAATTTCAGTTGCTATTAATTGACCTGAAACGATAATACCCATAAAAAGAAGAATGATTACAGCATACGATATAAATAGAGAAATTTTCTCTTCAGATTCATTTTTCCCCTCTGTTTGTGTTCCTCCTTGGGTATCAGTTATATCTGTTAATTCCACACTTTCAAAGGAAACAGGAGCAAGCAGTATATTTTGCTCATCACTAGACAAACCCAATTCTTTAGCTACGATATCCGTCTTTAATAATTTAAAAACATTCTGGAATTCATTTTGAAGATTAAATCCTAAAGATGTCAGTGAAGTATAAACTACGACTGGAAAACCATCCACTTCCTCGTCTTTTAGTTGAAGATACCCTTCTATTTCACCTGCTTCCAACTTATCCATTGCCATTTGTTCGTTTTCTTCAACTGTCTCTTTTTTTGCAAGAAGTACAATCTCAACATCTGCATCTTCTTGTGTTTGAAAATACTTTTGAACACTATTAGCTATTCCTGAATCATCTTCTATAAAACCAATCTTTGCAGGTTCATCAGAAGAAAACACGGTGATTATGTAAGGAACATTCAAAGCTATACACATGATTAGAGCTATAATGAGTGTAGTAATGATAAATGCTTTTGTTTTAAGTTTATTTCGAATTGTGAACCCTGCTACTGTAAACAATTTATTCATTTCCCTCACCTCCAACCACTTTTATGAAAATTTCATTTAATGTTGGTTCTAAAATTTCAAAGCGGGAAACCGTGCTCTGATCCATAGCTAATTTTAAAATATTCTGTGCTTCTTTCACTTCAGAAATGTTGATTTCGTAACCATAGGACTGTTTCTGAATGGACTTTACACCTGCTATAGACTGAAGACCTGAAATCTCATTTTCAACACCTAAAATTACTCTTTCTCTTGGAAAAGTAGATTTAATTTTTTTAATGTTTCCTTTTAGTACCGTTTTAGAACGATCTAATATTGAAATATTACTGCATAATTCCTCTACATGTTCCATTCGATGTGTGGAAAAAAGGATACAGGTACCATTATCTCTTAAGTCCTTAACCGCTCCTTTCAGAAGCTCAACATTCACAGGATCAAGTCCACTAAATGCCTCATCTAATACTAAAATTTCAGGATCATGAATAACAGAAGCAATGAATTGAATTTTTTGCTGATTTCCTTTTGAAAGCTCCTCCACTTTTTTATTGTAATACTCCGTCACTTCAAAACGCTCAAGCCAATCCTTCAAGTTTTTATCTGCTTGTTTTTTTGAGTAACCTCTTAACTGAGCCAAGTATAGCAACTGATCATTAACTTTTACTTTAGGGTATAATCCTCTTTCTTCCGGTAGATAACCAAGTTTACTAGTTAGCTCTTCTGTAAAAGCTTTTCCGTTATATAATATCTGACCTTCATCTGGATATATCAATCCAAGCACCATACGCATCGTTGTTGTTTTACCAGCGCCATTCGCACCTAATAAACCATAAATTTCTCCTCTTGATACCGACAAATCTAAATGATCTACCGCAGTTTTATCTACAAATTGTTTCGTAACCTGATCCAACTTTAAAGTTGTCATAACAAAACTCCTTTCTAATAGTGACAACCTAATTCCATATTATCATATGAGAAAAATATAAAAAAACGACCAAGAGATATTCTCCTAATCGTTTTTACGTAAAATCCAAATTATGGTTTCACTAGTTTTTCAAATTTCTTAGATCAAATACGTTGACCATGTTTATTTAACAAACGGTCCATTTTTTCTTTTTCAGGATCATTCCTTTTCTCTTTATCATACCATTGACGGAATGTATAAAGTAAAAATCCACCATACGAAAACTCCTGAATCAGCTTCATTATGACACCACCAAGCTGCTGATCTTCAACAGGTTTCGTAAAAGCAAAAGCTTGAGGTCCTGAGAATAAATTTAATATTTCTGTTGAACTAGCAGGGAAACAATACCCTAGTGCTTGAGCCCAAATCATAGGATCATTAAACGAACCATACAACGGTGTGCGTGAAAATATAATAAGTGCACAAGCTGGGGTAAGCAAAGCTCCATTTAAAAAGATATATCCCATCTTTTTAACACCCCATATTTTATCCATTTCAGGAACTGGACATACAATTGGCCACCACATCATCATAGCAGCAACAAACAGAAGAATGTAATAAGCAGTATGCACATTATAATGGATCATCACAAAATCATGAACCATCGGAATATGATAAATTGAAAAGGCCACATTGAAAAACAGTACAGTAAAAATCGGATGAAGTATAAAGGTACCTTTTTTAATCCACTTCAGATTGAAAAATGCTCTGAGAAACCATACTGGTAATCCTAAAATAAGAAACGGTGGTGCAACCATGTATACAACGGACATTCCAATCATATGTCCTGTAAATGTTAAGTGCGCTAATAAATCCAATGGTCCTCCATGTGAAAGATACACAAGAAATAAACCAAATAAAAATGAAACTTTTTGGATTAACTTTACTGGTTCTGAATCTTTAAAACGATCTCTACCAGGACCCACTAACCATAAATACAAAGTTGCTATAAACAAGATGAACATAAGAAACAGTGGACTCCAAACCGCGTTAAAACCAAATTGCTCGACTAAACCAAACATAAAGCATCCCTTTCTTTTACTTTTCATAATCCATATTTTACATTAAATAGTGAATATATGCTTTCCACTTTTAAAAAAAGGAGCAAATCTTAAATTTGCTCCTAATTGTCTTCCTTTTACCACCAAACCCAATATATAGCCATAATAAACGCCGTTATTGCCACAAATGCCCCAGTAACTAGGAACATAATTTGAAAGAAATGGCCACGGTCTTTCATGTGCATCCAAAATGCTAATTGAATTACAGCTTGAAAAACGGCTAATATTACGATAAATATTTTAACGAATGTTGGATCTAATGCAGAATTAGCTACTGCCATAAAAGCAAGTAATGTTAAAAAGATCGATATTCCAAATGCAATAATATGATTTTTAGGTCCCTCATGAATAGTACCACGTTTAACACGGTCCTGTACTTGTTCTTGATTTGCTTCCATATGATTAACCTACCTTTCCCATAAGATATACAATGGTAAAGATAAATACCCAAACCACATCAATAAAATGCCAATACAATGATGCTACATAAATTTTAGGAGCTGTAATTGTGTTAAGACCCTTTACTTTTAATTGAATAATTAAAAGTCCAATCCACAACACACCCAAAGCAACGTGAGCTCCATGAAATCCAACTAAAGCATAAAATGATGAACTAAATGCACTTGTCGTAAATCCATGACCTACATCTACATAATGATAAAACTCGTAAATCTCTAAACCTAAAAATCCAAATCCTAATAATACAGTTACACCTAACCAGATCATCAAGTTTTTCACATTTTTATGGTGCATGGCTTGAACAGCAAATACACTGGTTAAACTACTTGTTAACAATATAAAGGTTGCAGCTGCAACTAACTTCAAATCAAATAACTCTGATCCTGTGGGTCCATCTAAAACACTACCTCTTAATGCTAAGAAAGTAGCAAACAAGGTCCCAAATAATACAGTTTCTCCGCCTAAAAACAACCAAAAACCTAAAACCTTATTTCTGCCTTCTAATGTCGCTTTTTCTGGTTCAGGAGGCAGTTTATCTAAATGAGCTTCCGCATGACTCATGATTAACCCTCCTTCTGTAATTCTTCGACTTCAATATGATAACCGTGATCATCATAAACAGATCTTAAAAACATACAAACAAATGTAATTGCTAATCCACTAATGGCAATAATATTATTTCCAAACAAATTGTTTATAAACATACTTTCAAATTCATAACCACGATACATAAAACCAAAACCTGCTATAAACAATCCTAATGACATGAAAAACGGTAAGATTGATGGTGATGGCATATGAATTGGACCCAATGGTTCAGCAGGTGTCATTTCTTTTTTGCCATCCATCTTCTCCAACCAGAATGCATCTAACCCTCTAACTAAAGGTAATTGTTTGAAGTTATATTCTGGTGATGGTGAAGGAATTGACCACTCTAAAGTACGTCCATCCCATGGATCTGCTGGCGCTTTTGGTCCTTTAATCGAAATAATAACATTTATTAAAATCACGATGACCCCAGCAGCCATGAAAAATGCGCCAATCGTACTTACAAAGTTCGCTGTGTCCCATCCTTGATTAGGTAAGTAGGTAAATACACGTCTAGGCATACCCCATAACCCTAAGAAATGTTGAATAAAGAACGTTAAATGGAAACCAATGAAAAATAACCAAAAACTCCATTTACCTAACGTTTCATTTAACATGCGACCAAACATTTTAGGCCACCAATAATATACAGCCGCTAATAAACTTAATACAATTCCACCAACGATAACATAATGGAAATGCGCTACTACAAAATAACTATCATGAAACTGGAAATCCGCTGGCGGTATAGCTAACATTACCCCAGTTACCCCACCCATAACAAAGGTTGGAATAAATGATGTTGCATATAACATCGCAGTAGTAAATTGAATATTGCCTCCCCAAATCGTAAATAACCAGTTAAATACTTTAATTCCTGTTGGAATGGCTATCAACATCGTGGCAACACCAAATAGTGCATTTGCTATGTCTCCCATACCTACTGTAAACATATGATGAGCCCATACCATAAAGCTTAAAAATCCAATAAGTGCTGTTGCAAATACCATAGAGCTGTATCCGAACAAACGTTTTCTAGCAAATGTAGGTAAAACTTCTGAAATCGCACCAAAAGCTGGAAGAATTAGTATATACACTTCAGGATGTCCGAAAATCCAGAAGATATGCTCCCATAATACTGCATTACCACCTGTCGCAGTGACAAAGAAGTTCGCATCAAACAATCTATCAAAAGAAATGTAAATTAACCCAACAGCTAATGCTGGAAAAGCAAAAAGGATAATTCCAGATGTAATAAATGATGTCCAAGTAAATAACGGCATTCTCATAAATGTCATACCTGGAGCTCTCATATTAATAATCGTTACTAGGAAGTTAATCCCACCGACTAATGTTCCAATCCCTGCGATCTGTAACCCTATTGCATAATAATCCGAACCTGTACCACTAAATTCCTCTCCAGATAGCGGAGCATAAGCAGTCCATCCTATATCAGGTACTGTACCTGTAAACCAACTAATATTTAATAATACTCCCCCAAAGAAAAAGGTCCAAAAACCCAATGAGTTTAAAAATGGAAAAGCAACGTCCCTTGCTCCTATCTGCAATGGGACTACTGCATTCATTAAACCAAAAATCAATGGCATTGCTGCTAAGAAAATCATGGTTGTTCCATGCATGGTCATGATTTCATTGTAGGTTTGCCCATCTAGAAACCATGATTCTCCATTAGCCCCCATAGGGAACATTAATTGGAGTCTGATCAAAAGGGCTTCTATTCCACCAACAATAAAGAAAAAGCCACCCGCAGCAAAATAAAGTATTCCTATTTTTTTATGATCGACGGTTGTAAGCCAATCCATCAATCCTCTATACTTTTTAACCGAGTGCGCCACTATGTATATCCTCCTCGTTTCTTGTGAGTTCTTTTTTTATTACTCTAGCTTAAGTGTTTTTAAATATTTAACGATATCGTGATATTGATTGTCATCTAAAGGTATAGCTGGCATCTCTACTGTTTCACCTTTAAATTGCTCTGGATTTTTGATCCATTCAAAAATGTTATCGTCTGTCATTTCAAGATATCCAGCAACAACTTCACGATCAGCAAATCCCGTTAGATTTGGACCTAATCCAGGAAAACCTGCTTCAACAGCATGACATGACATACAATTTTGCTTAAATAACTCTTCACCTGAACTTACATCTGCATCTACAGTTGTAGCCGGCGTTTGCATACTTGTTACCCATGCGTTATAGTCTTCCTCACTAAGAATAACAACTTTGAAATCCATTAAAGCATGAGATTCTCCACAAAACTCCGCACATTTACCTTTTAATACTCCCGGTTCAGCAGGAGTGTCTAAGTACATTTTGTTAGTCATTCCTGGGTTTGTATCCATTTTTCCACCCATTGCTGGAATCCAGAACGAATGAATAACATCAGACGAAGTTAATTGAAACTGAACTCTCTGATTAACTGGAAGTACTAAATCCTGTGCTGTGTAAATTCCTAAATCTGAATATTCAAACTCCCACCAAAATTGATGACCAGTCGCTTTAATTTGAATAACCTCAGGATCTTCAGAATAATCCTCATCCTGTGAAAAAGTAAGTGCGACTGAAGGAACCGCTAAAATAAGTAACAATATCATAGGAATCACTGTCCAAATGATTTCTAACTTATGACTTCCTTCCACCTGTTTCGGAATTGAATCATCACCTGGTTTACGACGATAACGAACAATTGCATAGAAATATAAAACAAATACTACAATTACCACTAAAATCATAATCCCTATGGACAATAAAATAAGTCCGTATTGCTCTTCAGCAACGGATGCTTTTGGATCGATTGGATTCGAACCCTGTCCTACCAAACTACAACCTGTTAACAATAATGAGAACACCATTAACAAGGGGATTATACGTTTCCATAAATGCCACCGATTCACTGAATATCTACCCCGCTTCTAAGTTTTAAATTGCTCACATGACTTGACTTTTTCAAGAAAGTTGTTTTATCATGGATGGCTTTCCCTGTCAATAAACTTAATCACTTTATTAAATATAAATTCAATTATACTTATTTGTC
The window above is part of the Chengkuizengella sp. SCS-71B genome. Proteins encoded here:
- a CDS encoding ubiquinol-cytochrome c reductase iron-sulfur subunit codes for the protein MTSKQSRRQFLKNTAKGTLGLMAMSTVPLTISACSDADNINTSAMANLGPLEELKTGPFPKKVDYVVMIEDGWVTQERSGFVFIQIKEENNEMMIMSPICTHLGCTASFAKEDQIKNGITFFCPCHGGKYDEYGVNIGGPPPRPLDLFQPFLKDGNVYIPVLSPTERNV
- a CDS encoding DUF1450 domain-containing protein, whose protein sequence is MKPVIEFCKTNLENGAQKALENLNKDPNLDIEAYDCLENCPACAQSLYALVNKEIIKGNDPDDLVENIYKHLN
- a CDS encoding SHOCT domain-containing protein, producing the protein MHWFDECAGFQGGGIMMIAMFLFWGSLFFLGFFLLKSYINGNRGSKHHIEILKERLARGEITVEEYDRLKEKL
- a CDS encoding response regulator transcription factor, which translates into the protein MVKALIVDDEKRMQQLLKLYLVPNGFQCQTAGNGEDAIHLLEGESFDLVLLDIMMPELDGWETAKMIREFSEVPIIMLSARDQSTDMVKGLKIGADDYITKPFDEAVLLARIEAVLRRTHHMQKTEFKGLIWDEEKHELNYKNKVISLTPKEFEMIGLLLKHQKTVFSREKLIETIWGFNSEIEGRTVDSHLRNIREKCRNVNFPIDDHLKTVWGIGYKWE
- a CDS encoding sensor histidine kinase; this encodes MLFFFLYFFIISERVESETDNLLARGLSHHNVLEKNFDSITMKHVALMESEAETMVVIADENFEILEASNDVNDEISLIIQNSKTIDFIDFPQHGVMIESRWRSEPFLATINPIQIGESIKGYVYMFLETQPIRGMIRSLTTQFIIVGMLAIAISIIITLFLSKFITVPLIQMKKATEKLSNGKSDVMLDTYREDELGDLSRSIQKLSDDLEKLKKERTEFLSSISHELRTPLTYLKGYADVLKRSNLTLKERDEFIIIIQEEAENVTSLVEDLFDLAKMDQNEFIIRKERVNCCEFLQEIVSLFKPAFVEKSISLELFCDKNIYMYIDRIRFGQVIHNFLDNALKYSSSNTAVKIRVLEEYQRIKIQISDEGEGISEKDLSRIWDRLYRVDQSRSRITGGSGLGLTIAKEIIERHGGEVGVESEIEKGTTFTIYLKIEEV
- a CDS encoding ABC transporter permease, with product MNKLFTVAGFTIRNKLKTKAFIITTLIIALIMCIALNVPYIITVFSSDEPAKIGFIEDDSGIANSVQKYFQTQEDADVEIVLLAKKETVEENEQMAMDKLEAGEIEGYLQLKDEEVDGFPVVVYTSLTSLGFNLQNEFQNVFKLLKTDIVAKELGLSSDEQNILLAPVSFESVELTDITDTQGGTQTEGKNESEEKISLFISYAVIILLFMGIIVSGQLIATEITTEKSSRVMEILVTSVPSLTQMFGKIIGMFIVSMSQILIFVTVLVVNILLPHNAEVFEQINLDMSSVDLTLILPIFVYSILLYFMGFFLYSTLFAAIGSIVSRTEDLGQAIMPMTFISLAGFYIAIFSINIPDSALVVWSSFIPFFTPFVMTLRIGLGEPALWEIWLSLGILLATILGGGWLSAKIYRTGVLMYGKRPSIKELRKAMKAFKV
- a CDS encoding ABC transporter ATP-binding protein, which encodes MTTLKLDQVTKQFVDKTAVDHLDLSVSRGEIYGLLGANGAGKTTTMRMVLGLIYPDEGQILYNGKAFTEELTSKLGYLPEERGLYPKVKVNDQLLYLAQLRGYSKKQADKNLKDWLERFEVTEYYNKKVEELSKGNQQKIQFIASVIHDPEILVLDEAFSGLDPVNVELLKGAVKDLRDNGTCILFSTHRMEHVEELCSNISILDRSKTVLKGNIKKIKSTFPRERVILGVENEISGLQSIAGVKSIQKQSYGYEINISEVKEAQNILKLAMDQSTVSRFEILEPTLNEIFIKVVGGEGNE
- the ctaG gene encoding cytochrome c oxidase assembly factor CtaG, which produces MKSKRKGCFMFGLVEQFGFNAVWSPLFLMFILFIATLYLWLVGPGRDRFKDSEPVKLIQKVSFLFGLFLVYLSHGGPLDLLAHLTFTGHMIGMSVVYMVAPPFLILGLPVWFLRAFFNLKWIKKGTFILHPIFTVLFFNVAFSIYHIPMVHDFVMIHYNVHTAYYILLFVAAMMMWWPIVCPVPEMDKIWGVKKMGYIFLNGALLTPACALIIFSRTPLYGSFNDPMIWAQALGYCFPASSTEILNLFSGPQAFAFTKPVEDQQLGGVIMKLIQEFSYGGFLLYTFRQWYDKEKRNDPEKEKMDRLLNKHGQRI
- a CDS encoding cytochrome C oxidase subunit IV family protein, producing the protein MEANQEQVQDRVKRGTIHEGPKNHIIAFGISIFLTLLAFMAVANSALDPTFVKIFIVILAVFQAVIQLAFWMHMKDRGHFFQIMFLVTGAFVAITAFIMAIYWVWW
- a CDS encoding cytochrome (ubi)quinol oxidase subunit III: MSHAEAHLDKLPPEPEKATLEGRNKVLGFWLFLGGETVLFGTLFATFLALRGSVLDGPTGSELFDLKLVAAATFILLTSSLTSVFAVQAMHHKNVKNLMIWLGVTVLLGFGFLGLEIYEFYHYVDVGHGFTTSAFSSSFYALVGFHGAHVALGVLWIGLLIIQLKVKGLNTITAPKIYVASLYWHFIDVVWVFIFTIVYLMGKVG
- the ctaD gene encoding cytochrome c oxidase subunit I, with product MDWLTTVDHKKIGILYFAAGGFFFIVGGIEALLIRLQLMFPMGANGESWFLDGQTYNEIMTMHGTTMIFLAAMPLIFGLMNAVVPLQIGARDVAFPFLNSLGFWTFFFGGVLLNISWFTGTVPDIGWTAYAPLSGEEFSGTGSDYYAIGLQIAGIGTLVGGINFLVTIINMRAPGMTFMRMPLFTWTSFITSGIILFAFPALAVGLIYISFDRLFDANFFVTATGGNAVLWEHIFWIFGHPEVYILILPAFGAISEVLPTFARKRLFGYSSMVFATALIGFLSFMVWAHHMFTVGMGDIANALFGVATMLIAIPTGIKVFNWLFTIWGGNIQFTTAMLYATSFIPTFVMGGVTGVMLAIPPADFQFHDSYFVVAHFHYVIVGGIVLSLLAAVYYWWPKMFGRMLNETLGKWSFWLFFIGFHLTFFIQHFLGLWGMPRRVFTYLPNQGWDTANFVSTIGAFFMAAGVIVILINVIISIKGPKAPADPWDGRTLEWSIPSPSPEYNFKQLPLVRGLDAFWLEKMDGKKEMTPAEPLGPIHMPSPSILPFFMSLGLFIAGFGFMYRGYEFESMFINNLFGNNIIAISGLAITFVCMFLRSVYDDHGYHIEVEELQKEG
- the coxB gene encoding cytochrome c oxidase subunit II; this encodes MVFSLLLTGCSLVGQGSNPIDPKASVAEEQYGLILLSIGIMILVVIVVFVLYFYAIVRYRRKPGDDSIPKQVEGSHKLEIIWTVIPMILLLILAVPSVALTFSQDEDYSEDPEVIQIKATGHQFWWEFEYSDLGIYTAQDLVLPVNQRVQFQLTSSDVIHSFWIPAMGGKMDTNPGMTNKMYLDTPAEPGVLKGKCAEFCGESHALMDFKVVILSEEDYNAWVTSMQTPATTVDADVSSGEELFKQNCMSCHAVEAGFPGLGPNLTGFADREVVAGYLEMTDDNIFEWIKNPEQFKGETVEMPAIPLDDNQYHDIVKYLKTLKLE